The Saccharopolyspora gregorii genomic interval GGGGAGCGGTGGCTCGGGTGCCCACCTACTACTCGGCGGGCGTCGGCGATCCGGACGAGGTCGCCCGGATCGCGGCCGAGCGGGTCGCCGAGGGCTATCCGCGGCTGCAGGTGAAGCTCGGCGGCCGTCCCGTCGAGGTCGACATCGAAGCGGTGCGCAAGGTCTGGGAGGTGGTCCGCGGTTCGGGCGTGCGCCTGGCGGCCGACGGCAACCGGGGCTGGAACACGCGCGACGTGCTGCGGCTCAGCCGCGAGTGCGCCGACGTCCCGCTCGTGCTGGAGCAGCCCTGCGACACCGTCGAAGAGCTGGCCCGCATCCGCCCGCAGGTGCAGCACCCGATCTACTTGGACGAGTCCGGTGTCAGCCTGAACGCCGCGATCTCCGCGGCCGGGACCGGGCTGGTGGACGGCTTCGGGATGAAGGTGACCCGCATCGGCGGCCTCGCGCCGATGCGCGCGTTCCGCGACCTGTGCGCGGCGCGGCACCTGCCGCACAGCAGCGACGACGCGTGGGGCGGTGACGTGATCGCCGCCGCCTGCGTGCAGCTGGGCGCGACCGTCCGGCCGGACCTGAA includes:
- a CDS encoding mandelate racemase/muconate lactonizing enzyme family protein, whose protein sequence is MEIREVHVYTHDLPVRNPPRVMSSGTVWSLETTLVRLVAEDGTEGWGETCPVGPTYAEAHAAGARAALAQLAPGLIGAEPWPVALHRTMDGLLTGHHYAKAAVDIAAHDLIGKRLGVRVAELLGGGAVARVPTYYSAGVGDPDEVARIAAERVAEGYPRLQVKLGGRPVEVDIEAVRKVWEVVRGSGVRLAADGNRGWNTRDVLRLSRECADVPLVLEQPCDTVEELARIRPQVQHPIYLDESGVSLNAAISAAGTGLVDGFGMKVTRIGGLAPMRAFRDLCAARHLPHSSDDAWGGDVIAAACVQLGATVRPDLNEGAWIAAPHIDGHYDPAGGIRIDDGHIALPEGPGLGVTPDRDLFGDPVASF